Within the Telopea speciosissima isolate NSW1024214 ecotype Mountain lineage chromosome 4, Tspe_v1, whole genome shotgun sequence genome, the region CCAGAATCCAATTATAGAGTCAATTCACTACCATGAATGAAAAGATTTCTCTCTTCACCCTGGATGATGGATGACTAAAAACTTTCCAAGTTGAATATTGAACAAAATTTGTAAAACTCTTTATCTTCACATGGGAAATAAGATTTTGGCAGAGGATTGCTTTAAGTAAGCGAGCGGTCTTGCCCCAATGAGAGGGGTGGGATAGGAGGGGCAAGTGATCCTTTcccatgggggggggggggggggagggagataGATAGATGTACGTAGGGTGGGCACCCCCACGGCGTGTCCAACCTTTTCCCTAAGATTTATTGCTGAAGAGATATATGATTATGTGGATGAATTATACAATTAGTATTGCAGTCCCAAGACACACCATTTAGAACATATATGGAGAAAGACTAAACTTGTAACCAGTTTAAGCTCCATCTTAAGTGTGGACCTTGCTTATGGAAGAGGAGCAGAAGAGTGAAAGACTAAACTTGTAACCACAAGAGCTAAGAAACCCATTGGGCCGGACCACCCATTTGAAAACTTATAACTAACAGATTTGGTTCCTCAAACCGGCTCAAACTGCCAATGGAACCAAAAGTTCCACATTGGGTTCCGCAAGTCAGCTATGACTACAATGTTGAAATTAAATTAGTGCTTTAATTTAGTGGATAAATTGTGCCAGGGTTCTTTACACGGCCCATATAGGAAGCCTTTTTTTGTGGTCCATAATAGGGGTGTgaaggtgtcaatcggttggttCAGTCCGATTTTGATCGGGTTGAATCAGTTTCGGGATGAAAATGGATGAAACCAATAAGAGAAGGTTTAGTTTCAGTTTGggtttgatttattttgggttttcttttgtcGAGTTGCTATCAATTTAATATCAGGTTTGGTCCGGTTTAAATTCAGtttaacatatatatacataatgatggagaaaaaaaaacacattcgTTTTTATGGTTTTCGGAttgatatcggtttggttttggtatcGGTTCGATTTTCCATATTTGATGTGGTTTTCGTTCGTTCCGGTGCTGTCCAGTTTGCAGCTGATTGTATAATATCTCAAACTGAAGCCGGTCCATTAAGAAATCAGTTCGGTTAGGTTTGATTTTTCCGTcgatttgaccaaaaaaaaacaaattcccCTCCTCACCTTCCAAAACTTTCCTGTTTCAATGGAGGCTGATTCTGATATCGACATTTATACAACAAAACACGGATCAAACAAAGAGGTAAGATAAAAAAAGACTTTTTGGTTGCGAGCGCATGGAGTTTAGTTGTGGGTTAACATTAGAATATTACTTGGTTCGAGCTAGCTACTGGTTTTACTTTACTACCTATATCCGATAATTATtactaattttgttttttttttgtttttttttttttggtgtcttTCATGCTGAGACTTTAGCTGCAAATCTAGAAATTCTGCTGTTGTTAATTCTGTTATTGTGGGAGTAATATACCTGAAGAAACTAAGGTTTGTAGGATCTTGAATCTGCCCTGAATCAGAGGTTCTAAATGGTCAATAGAGAAATGGGGAAAGATATGTTTGTGGGTATCTATTTTGGAGACAACCTTTGGTgatgtctcttcttctcttataaACAGAGAAGAGGTTCAGCCATTTGTCTCACTATTACTAATAATTTCTGAGATAATcccaacttttatttttttaaggttttttttttctcagtaTTTTCAAGTTCGTGATTTTGTGTACGATTTTTAAGTTCAGATAAGTTTTTATAACTCTTATCTATATTTCAGATTGTTTCTATCAGGCCATCTCTAAAGCTGAATTTCAAGGAGAGATCATGTTAGTTGGGGTATTTGTTGTAAGATATTTCCAAAGTTATATTGGGCTACCCTAGCTATTGGTGTGGGTCCATGGGCATAAAACCCGGCTTGAGACCACTTTGAGGTTGATGGAGGTATACTAGTCATTTCCATTGTGGGGGGTGGACAAGAATTAAGGTTTTGTATTATAAGTATAAGATTGGGGTCCATGCAATCAATTGATCTCATTCTTTGTTCTTCTTACCAAGAATTTGAGAAGTGCATGTGAGACAAGAAGACTGGAGAAGATCCTAACCAAGATTTTCGTTCGTGTTCATTGTGGGGAACTTTACCAAATCTTCTTCAACATACGTGGGTGCAAGATACACACTGTTTCTCCTGTTTTCTTTATTCAATCATGTTCTAATTCACTGTATGGATTTGATTTAGGATTTCACAAGACCCAAGAAATTTCTAATACTTGTTTGTTTTTCTCCCATTCATATCTGGTCTCATGCTTTCCTAACTTTTTGAGGAGTGATGCGACTCTTAAGAAAGTGCAGAAAGATGATGGTCATAGAATATAAGCAGGTTGATGAACAGAAAAGTTCAAACAACTGGCTATATCCAAGTTTAGATTCTATGCATGGATTTTCAGTCATCACTAAAGACTGCTTGACAACATGAATAATTCATCCAATGTTCTTGTCTTTTAATTTCTCCTCTTTATTCATCCCCCAAAGAACCAAAGTTCTCTGTTTTTCAATGCTAAATTTATGCTTCATTCAAACTATTCCAGTGTTAAATTATTTCCCCTTTTGAAATGAAATACTAAACAGAAGAATTATAAGAAAACTCAAAGGTGACACAAACAAAGATGCAACTCACAGACTTCTCAACTAGTAATCATTTAAACTCAAAGAAGCATCTCTCTCAGCTCTTGGGGTCAGCTCTATGAATTTTATTCTGCCATTCCACTTAAAGCCATTGAAGCTGCATACTTCTTGATGCTCATTTGCCTTCTCACCACTTCAACCCATGCCATTTTCAGTCTTCCCTTTTCCTTTGCCATCTCCTGTTTGCCAGATCACAGTTGAAGTAATGGCTATTAAAAGAGAATtttccaagaagaagaaaaaaaacagaagaaccAAGAAACGCAAAGAATTGAACTGTCTAGTATCACTCCCTGTAACCTTAAAACCCTGTCTACCTCATTGTTCAGGAAATAGAATTCCTCCACCTTCTGGTAGGCTTTCTTGTCTGTCCTGCTGCAGTTGGCATCTGTGACCCAATGTCCTGGGTCTCCAAAGCAGTCATTTTAGTGAATTTACTCAGCTTCTTCCACCCAGTGGTCCATGCTGATGACTGCTTTTGCTTTGGCATCTTATCAAACTGTCTCTGCATGTTTTCCATGTCATGCTGAAGCTCAAGGTACTTTGTCTTGATGCTCTCAAGTTCGAACTTAAGTGTGTTAATGTCCTTTTTTGCTGTTGCCCATCCCTCTTGGAAGGATTGTGGAGTCCCTTCAAGCAAGGCCTTGCGAGCAGATATTATTGGCTGGTAATGAGATTCTCCAGTTTCGTTCAGGGAGTTATTTGCTATGGCATTGCTTATCTTTACTTGTTCAGAGAATAGGACCTGCATCACTACTCTCAGTGGAAGCCTTTCATTTTGTGCAGCATGCATACAAGCATCCATGGACAGTTTCTGACAGTCCATCACACGACAGAGCCTCTTTCTCTCATGTTCAGAGAGTGTTGGATGAGCCTGTGagtttataaaaagaaataaaaatccaatcagagagaaagagagagagagagagagagagagattcttgCAATTGCAGCTGATACGAATTGAggctttcttcttcaatttacaTATCTTGGAAAACTTCTTGTTGTTAGTGAATGGATATAGCCCTTTTTTGTGAGCCCAAGCTCTATAAATGAACTTATCTGCCTATATATGTATGGTCATATGACTACCAGTTCTTCACATGACTATGTATTTGCTACCAAGAGCCCTATTCAATGTTAAATAATACTGATAAGAGTACTAAAAGTTTTGATTTCTGTTCTATCCAAATTATGGCATTGGTTTTGTATCATGTCAGTTTGTTTGTTTTGCAATTCTTCTGTTGTATACAAATCATTGCATCTGTTTTCTATCATGTTAATTTGTTTCTTATGTCAGTGATATCAGATATTGATGGATTCATGTTTATCATGGGTTAAGTCAGGAGCAAAACGCAAACTGTGCAGAGAAATCATAAACCTTCTTCATGAGATTAGGgacttcaaagttcaaacttgAATTACCTTTATAAACGAATCTACTGCACGGTAAAGTCCGTCATCACAAGTTCTCGCTGATTCGGGCAAGGCCTCTGCTAAGACCTGGAACTTTGTCAAGGAAAGGTTTCTGTCTCTGGCTACTTCTGTAAGGTAACTATCGACGAGCCTTGCCACTCTCATCTTTGCATTAGGTGGATTACTTCTGGGATTCCCTTCATATGTTTGCTTCTCGGAGAAAGACTGCCCACTTGGACTCAAAGGTTCTGCCTGTTCCTGAACCAAAAAATGTTCCAAAAGCCTATGAACAAGATCCACATCATATAAGGTCTCACTCTTGTTATATGAAGGAATAAGCAGGTCAGGCAAAGTAGCCTGTTCAAACTGCATTCCCACACGTTTCTCCAATTCAGTTACCAGAGCAGGTGCAACCTTCAACATGTTTGCCATTCTCAAAAGCCGAAGAAGGAAACTGCATGTAACACTATCCTTCTGTGGGGGGATTATGCTAATGAGACTCTCAATGATCATCCTTTGTTCTCTGATCGGAACACCTGGTGGATCATCTTTGTTTCCTGCAACAATCATGTGAAGCCCATCTCTCCAACTATCATTATTATCTCTGCTGTTACTTGCTTCCTCTGCCATACCTGCTTTTATCAATCCTGGGAGCCATTTGGATGCATAATGCATAATTGCAGCTCCAATTAACTCAAATCTCATTCCCTTCACCTTGATTGCTGTAATAACCCTGACAAAGTGATCAATCCTGAGAATTGAAACATCTTCAAACCACCAATCTGGAGGAACCTGTTGATTCCTATTAGGACTTGATTCTTTCATCTCAATCCAGCTTGGACTAGAGACCTTTGTGGGTCTTCCTGTATAAGCCCACCTGATACCTCTTGGATTGGCACAGGCCTTCCAAGCAATGGACTCGCTGCACCTACGTACAATCTGGAGGTTTTCTGCCCATGGAGAGAGTGGCTCACAACTCTTCAACACTAGAATTGAGTCTCTCCATGAAGACAATACCACATAACTCAGAAAGGCTTCAGTTTTGAATATGAGGTTTCCTTCTTCTAAATCCTCTGTCATCTCAAGATACTCTGCAGCACATCTAAGGCCTGAGATATTTGCAACTGTGAGATCAACTGCAATCCCATAGCAGAATTTTGCTGCAAGCACAAATGCATCAGCTCCACCTGGAAGGTCGTCCACTATTATCTTCTTCAGCTCTGCATCCCTTGACTCGTATATGAGTCTGTTCATCCTTCCACTCCGAGAAAGCAAGGGATACTTACAATGCACaaacaagaaggaaaaataattaaaacttaaaaaaattacaaacccaaaaaggaatCCATATATTTTCCcaatttcaaattataaaaaccCCAGATCAATTCATCtccaatttcaaatttcaaatttcaaatttcaaacatccccccccccctatcaGTTAATCTATGATCTCAATTTTAGAAGCTTGGATAAGTGTCCGGAAAGTAGAGAACCAACAATTAAAACTTCTGTACAGAGAAGAAACTACCTTGTGTAAGTGGAAACTAACATCTCCAACTTGTAATAGAACATCACTTGGAATATCTGAAGCAACGTACCTATTTACAGGACAACACCACCTTGCTTTAGGAGGCTGAGATTTTCACAGAAATGATGAAAGAATTTATCTAGTTAAATTACCATGATTGATCCTTTCGCTCGAACCCATTAGTCTCAACTCCATGCTGACTTGAACTGAGGACTCCATCTCCATACTCTCTTCCCCCAACTGACTCGTTCTCTGATTTCCACATGATTAGAAAATTCCAGAAAGAgataaagaacaaagaactCAACAGAAGAACAGAGCAGGAATAGATATAACAGGACGGATAAAGAGAAGCtttggtgaagaagaagaggaagaagtcaTAGAACACATGGGCTTCTTGGGATTATCTTAAATAGAGCGGTTCTTCTAGATTTTCTAATAGTCTTACAGGCTGTGGAGTGATGGGCTTGACACAGTTTTTGGTTTTATCATCGCTTTTACTCTGGCTTTCTGATACTGTCTCCTACATAAAGAATGGAGATTTTGATCCTCTGTTTCCTTTTAGCTTCCTTTTCTCAATTTTTGTGCAATCCATCCCATTCTACACGATTTCTCTCTATTctttctactactactactgctgctattTTAATTGTTAGTTTTATGATCCCAACAAACATACCCCGTTTGGTGAGAAGAATAACGTACTTTACATTAATTGCTGGGAGATTCAACTACAGAATTACGAATTGCTACTGTGGAGGAGTGTGGACCAATGACAGACAGGTAAACTAactactttttttcttttttctttttcttggtggTAACTAAGAACTAACTACTAGGGCACTGTTTGTGAACTGTTTGTGATTCGTTACATCTCCTGCAACTTCAAATGCCACACAAGGAACACATATTTCACTCCCCAAGGATTAAAATATAACATTTTCTGAATTTTATCAAATGGGTTTTCGTATTTCCATGTAATTATTTCAAGGGGAAACTAAGTGGGTAGTTCTAGATGGACCAGGAATCATTAAATGGCTTGCTGGGTTTATGTGAACTGTGAATGCATGTCAGGATTGAGCTTGGCCATGCAAAGGATCCTATGAAAATAATTTGTTGATCTAGGTTTGCCCCTACTCAATCTGGACCATCACTTTAGTTTTGTCACTACCCTAAAGTCCCTTTGTCTTCTGCTAAAGATGTAAATGGAAATCAGGAGctcaaaaatcaattttcagTGTCTCATCTTATGGTAAGAAAATTCTGTGGGTCCTACCCCATGGAATGGATGAGAAACCTAAAAATTGGATTCAAGATGAAAAATCTAAGATTTTCAAAATCTTTGATTTAttagccgatcccatttagttgagataagatTGTGGTTGTTTTATAGGTAAGTATTATTgatattctgttttttttattgattaaaactaaaagaagaaaacaattgacaaaaaaatgaagatcaaacatGAATCATGGGCGATTCAAAAGAGGGTTGCAGGAACCATCAGACATTGGAATCACTCTTGACCAATTCTCTTCAATTGGCAAAATTGattgattcaattttgattcTTCAAACCATGTTCTAGTAGAATCACCAGGAAAAAAATGAGTTctcaatgaagaagaaatcttTCTCATCATCAGACACCATTTTTCCTTCAACATCATTAAGTCTTTAACTTGTCTCGTTTGTTTGACGGATAAAAAGGGGTGGAAAACTTGTGAGGATGGGTCTCACatgttgtgggttgggttgacaagaaaagaaaagaaaaggaaataatggaatatgtATTTTGTaatgggatgagagagagaagaaatggaCATGGGTGGGACTCCatgggaaaaaaaggaaatacgAAGAGGATAGAGATAGATTCAAAAGTAACTTTTCCATGAATAATGTCAAAGTCCTATCATGCTCCGTTTGTTTAGAAAGGAGGTTGGGGGTGAGATTGTTAGGAAGATGGAACCCACATGTTGGAAGAGTTTTGTTAGGGTGGAAATGTTGAGATAGACATGAGATAAAGTTACTTTTTCCATGAATAGCAACCAAAGTCAAATTGTTGGGACTTTGGATAATAGTAGTATTTTGAAGTACCACATTAGCAgacaaagcaattaatgatgtcccctgagcttttgtaagttctccctcccccccaaattaaccaaacaatATTGGGGCGGAATTTTGAAGTGCCATATCAGTATTTTTCCATCCCAATTTTCCGAATTTTTATGTTCTCAATTACACTGCTTGTACTTGaccgtcaagtacatctaatagagggaggtggaccccaccttgggcagtgtgttcgggcagggggtaagatagtcatttctgcctcctctgttagatgtacttgagtcaagtacgggcagtgtaattgagaggataaagatctcAATTCTCCCACCCCAACTAAGTCCCCTCTAAATAAACAGGGCATGAAAGTGAATAGGGTGGGAAAAAGATGGATACCACCCCACGagataagaataaatgcatttaatgagcTTGTCTGAAAGTGTCTCACCCCATCTAACCAAACAGTCACATTTTATGGTAGTTTGTAGAAAACAAGTACAAGTttcccacattttttttttttttctcacttttctCTGTTAAATAAATAGGGCCAGGGAACAGGACTCGTGTATCACATGTACACCAAGTTAGTTAGAGAGGCAGGGCAGCCATCGGTGGGGTATGCAGGTCATCTAACGCTTCATTCATTTGctgttttttttatgggaattgGTTAGAACTTTGCTCTAGTAGTAGAAGCTCTTGTTGTCTGATATGTGCTCTTGACTGCATCAAACatgagcattttttttttggttgaacatCAAACATGAGCATTAAAAAGTTGATCATTGAGAGCGACAATTTGCTGGTCATTAACATCTCAGCAAAAATTGCCGATCCACCCCCTAGAGAATTGAATCAATCATTTCGGATTGCTGGGAACTTTCTCATAGATTTGATAAAGTCATCTTAATGCACACACTAAGAGAAGCCAACGCAGTTGCGGACTGTTTAGCATCTTTGAGAGCAAGATCTCTATGCCACAGTATTTGGCATGTTTCGCCGCCTCATTGTATTTTGCTTTTGTTGTACGCTGACTCTTCGGGAACATTGTTCCCTcgttaaataaattttcttataaaaaaaaaaaagtaagttagttagagaggggaggggggtggggaCCATGAATGAATTGGTCTGTGGTCTGCCTAGAAGCCATTATTAGCTTCATTGAGTGATTCCTGACCATATATATGATCCGTAGGCTTTTTCCTCTGAAGGGTTTTTATAGATTAATTAATTTGATTGAATGAGAATGagacttttatttcttttgatttccaACCCTTTACACCTCATTGGATGAGAAACTCATTAAATGTTTTTTTGTCATTATCCATTGCTAGCCTCTAATGTCAAATATACAGTAGGGATCCTATGGATGCTTTCCTCATAAAAGAAACCGGGTATTTGTATTGGCACATATTCATATCTGCTTGGTCTCGTCCAGTACACTCAGACACATGGGTggtaaaatgaccaccttgcccccatATTAGATGCTTGGGTATGCGTTTCCATTAGTCtctgcactggtgcaagggacacGCGACCAAAtagcattatatatatataatgctaCCTGAGCTCGTGCAGTGTGTTACCCAGACACGAGTGCGGTCCCatgaaaaagtgaaaattttcaggGGTGCATCAATCATTTCACGTGTctttgtgtctaggcgcaggggcATCGCATCACACGATGCACGTGCTTAAATAGTATTCttaggatcgtctccagggagtccaacgcccagggtgctgccaaggGGCATTCAACGGCTGAGTTGTGTTGCACACATCTGGGCGCACGtttagggatgtgtgcggcacagcccaacggctgatagcaccctgggcgtgctgagctccctggagacgaactaaatttcttttccttatataTATACTATACATACCAATCAGCCAATGCCACCCAAGCTCAATCTGATTTTAGAAGTTTCATTCATTTCCACATGTTCAACCCTAGAACTACACAAGTAGGGTTTGAAATCGGAAATTATTTCTTTCCCTTGGTGCTCTATTGTTGGAATAAGACATGTTCTTGGGGAAGTTCTCATACCACACCATTAGGGAAGAGAGAGTGTCATTGGAAAATCCACATGATCAAGATGTGAGAAGACATTAGACAGGGTGGAACATGAATTTAATAAGCCGTATGGATCCATTTCGACCTAGATTGACCCAAGATGAAtacccttatttttctttaaaaatcattttttttttttttacttttctatTCTTGGTCCATACTATACATTGATATGGGATTGGCCAGGAAAGTCAATATTGATATGGATCGGCCAAttcaataccgattcctcaatCCATGCGTAGAAACTGGGAAAGCCTCCCCACACAATTGTTTGCATTTCCTATCGCAATCgtggaagaagatagaagaagaaaaagagtggGTGGGagcaaaaatgtaaaaaaatggTATATAAATGAGCAATGAACACTATTTTGGATAGTTCTGTAAACCCAAACTCAAAATAgtgtattttttattaattaaaacaagaagTGGTTAATTTTGTAAACACAAACCTTACAATGGTTAATCAAGTAATTTTTCCAACTTCAAACTAGTAAATTACTATTGTCTATCAGGGTGTCAAAGTCAAACGGAATGGTTATAAATAAATGAGACGTTTTCTTACCGATTCTGGTCTCAAGGGGGCCCATCCCAAAAGCATACCATTTACTAAATGTTCCCAAAATTAGGATCCGATCCCATTTTAATAATGGGAATGTGTCATTCCGATTTCTTAACAGTGCTAATCACTCAAAGTCTCAATCAATctcttaccccaaaaaaaaaaaactcaatcaatcaaatatgtataaaaattttccaagcaaacaaataattgaatatatttttgaaaataaaataatcaaatatcAATTCTGAATAATACAATTACTTAACTAAGCCCAAAATAATTGATAACCATTAGATTTtctttgtgatttcaatataaCTCTTATATAAGTTATAACTATTAAGTATTAATTAATCCTAAATAAGGAATTTAGGCATGTTAAACAGATCCTAGCAGTTCCATTTCTAGTTAGTTCCTTATTGAGCCTTTTCGGTTTTGGACGTGTTGGGAAACTCGTCCTAGAATCGTCCTATCCCATATCTAAGGGGCCGATTCTAGGATTTTTGGGACTAATTACGGCTTATTTTGATCCGATCTAGATTGGAATTCACATAGACCGATTTGACCTCTGATTCTAAATTTAAAATACTTGAGAggtagacctagggtttgaataaTCAAATCCGATTAAGATCGACATAGGCTGATCCCGATTCCAGCCAATCCAGATCGGGCCAATCTTGTACGAAAACTAGagtttagggggggggggacaaagtGCTTCATGCATATCTGAATCCAACTCTGGAGGGGGTGTGTACCACGTTTGGAGCATTACCATGAGatatttattataaaaaaaaatcctctccaattcctttggagttgagagctcgacatgtggaagataTCAAATCCAATGGTGCTAAACtcgaggaaaaaaaaactgggtcaatTGAGCTCAGCACCATTGGATTTAGCaccttccacgtgtcgagctatCAGCCTTGAACTACACCGCACTGCACTATTaggg harbors:
- the LOC122657561 gene encoding root phototropism protein 3-like, producing the protein MWKSENESVGGREYGDGVLSSSQHGVETNGFERKDQSWYVASDIPSDVLLQVGDVSFHLHKYPLLSRSGRMNRLIYESRDAELKKIIVDDLPGGADAFVLAAKFCYGIAVDLTVANISGLRCAAEYLEMTEDLEEGNLIFKTEAFLSYVVLSSWRDSILVLKSCEPLSPWAENLQIVRRCSESIAWKACANPRGIRWAYTGRPTKVSSPSWIEMKESSPNRNQQVPPDWWFEDVSILRIDHFVRVITAIKVKGMRFELIGAAIMHYASKWLPGLIKAGMAEEASNSRDNNDSWRDGLHMIVAGNKDDPPGVPIREQRMIIESLISIIPPQKDSVTCSFLLRLLRMANMLKVAPALVTELEKRVGMQFEQATLPDLLIPSYNKSETLYDVDLVHRLLEHFLVQEQAEPLSPSGQSFSEKQTYEGNPRSNPPNAKMRVARLVDSYLTEVARDRNLSLTKFQVLAEALPESARTCDDGLYRAVDSFIKAHPTLSEHERKRLCRVMDCQKLSMDACMHAAQNERLPLRVVMQVLFSEQVKISNAIANNSLNETGESHYQPIISARKALLEGTPQSFQEGWATAKKDINTLKFELESIKTKYLELQHDMENMQRQFDKMPKQKQSSAWTTGWKKLSKFTKMTALETQDIGSQMPTAAGQTRKPTRRWRNSIS